The Sphingomicrobium aestuariivivum DNA window CGACGTCGCGATATTCAACACCGATGAGGCCGCCAACGGCTTCCATCGGATCGATGTTGAACAGTTCGCCGGTGACATAGCCCTGGACGACGGTTTCATCGACGTAGCCGGTGACCTGGCCCGGGACGAGCACATAGTCGAGCGACGCCTGGGTGATGCCGTCTTCGGGGTTGTCGACGATGCCCGAACCCTGGAACGGGTTGTAGGGCACACAGCCCGCGGCAACCGCGGTCGGGTCGGCGCAGATCACGTTGCCGTTCGAATCCGTGGTGGCCTGGAGGGCCTGGCGGAGACGCGACAGCGAGAAGTCGTTCGAGTAGAACGAGGCATAGTCGGTCAGGCCGTACTGGGCGCTGACGTCGTAGCTGAAGCGGTCGGTGATGTCGCCGCGAAGGCCACCGACGAGGCGATAGGCGGTGTGGCGCAGGTTGTTGTTACGACCACCACCTTCGACGTTACGCTTACCGATGAGCAGCGGGACGACGCCGTCGGCGACGGGATCGTCACCGGCATCTTCCACACCGTCGATCGCGGCGCAGAGCTCGGCGCCCTGGGCAGCCGACAGCAGCGGGCTGTCGCACGAGATGTTGTAGACTTCCGCGAAGAAGGTGCCCGATTCAGCGATCTGGGCGTCCGAGCGGTCGTCCATGAACATGAACTCGGCATAGGCTTCGACGTTGTCGTTGACTTCATAGTTGGCGAAACCGCCAGCGGTCCAACGCTTGTCGGGACGCTGGAAGAAGTTCACCGGCGCATAGTTGTAGAGCGGCGCACCCGCACCACCGAAGTCCGAGAAATCGTCCGAACCACCGGCGATACCGAAGAAGTAGTCACCGAAGGTCGGGTCGACGATGGTGGCCCACGGCGAGTTGAACGAACCGCCGCAAACGCCTTCGTCATCGATGGCGCAGGACGAGTAGTCGCGGTCGCCCTGGAGGATCGGTTCGATCTCGCGGTAGCCGACGTAGAGGACCGCGTTGCCGCGACCGTCGTCGAAGCCGGCGCCCATGGTCAGGGTGACGTCGAGCGTGTCGCCGTCCCACACCGAACCCGTCGGATATTCGAAGCCACGCGCGTCGAGGCTGTCGATGATCGACACGCCGCCGAAGTCACGCTCGCCACGGTTGTCGTGCTGGTAGACACCGTACGAAGCATCGAGCTGGATGCCTTCGAAGTCGGTGTTCATGATGAAGTTGACAACACCGGCCACAGCGTCGGCACCGTAGGTCGCCGAGGCGCCGCCGGTCAGAACGTCCACGCGCTCGATGAGCGAAGCGGGGATCTGGTTGATGTCGGCGACGGGGTTGTTGGGGTCACCCGGCTGGAGGCGACGGCCGTTGACCAGCACGAGGGTGCGGGCCGAGCCGAGGCCGCGAAGGTCGACCGTGGCGGTGCCGCTCGCGCCGTTCGAAACGAACGCGGTCTGGCCCGGGGTCACCTGCGGGAGCGAGTTGAGAAGGTCTTCGACGCGGGTGGTACCGGTCTGGGCGATGACTTCCTCGCCCACGACGGTCACCGGGCTGGCGCTGTCGATGTTCGGACGCGCGATGCGCGTACCGGTGATGACGATGTCTTCGACTTCGTTGATGGGCGTGCCCTCAGCGTTGACGTCGACATTCTGCTGTTCGACCGGGCCAGTTTCCTCGCCCATGTCCTGTGCAAAGGCAGGCGCCGAGAACGCCATGCCGGCGATCACGGTGCTGGCCAGCAGCACGTTCTTCTTTTCGATCTTCATAAATTCCCCTCTCGTCGTCAGCCCCCGGGCCGACGTGAAAAGCTAGATGTAACGACGCTCATCGCCGCCATCGCTCGGGACGCTAAGGGGAAAGGTTCGTTACGCAACCGCAGGAGCGCTCGAAAAGACACTTTTGCGACAGCTGTTGCTTAGCCGACACAGGGGCCGGAAACGGGGTTACGGGCGCGTAAACCCCAGAGTTCAGCCAATCGTTCAGCCGATCGTGCCGCCTCTAGCCCGCCGTTCGGCTTCCAAGCTAGCATGGGCGTCGACATAGGCCTCCTGCCGTTC harbors:
- a CDS encoding TonB-dependent receptor domain-containing protein gives rise to the protein MKIEKKNVLLASTVIAGMAFSAPAFAQDMGEETGPVEQQNVDVNAEGTPINEVEDIVITGTRIARPNIDSASPVTVVGEEVIAQTGTTRVEDLLNSLPQVTPGQTAFVSNGASGTATVDLRGLGSARTLVLVNGRRLQPGDPNNPVADINQIPASLIERVDVLTGGASATYGADAVAGVVNFIMNTDFEGIQLDASYGVYQHDNRGERDFGGVSIIDSLDARGFEYPTGSVWDGDTLDVTLTMGAGFDDGRGNAVLYVGYREIEPILQGDRDYSSCAIDDEGVCGGSFNSPWATIVDPTFGDYFFGIAGGSDDFSDFGGAGAPLYNYAPVNFFQRPDKRWTAGGFANYEVNDNVEAYAEFMFMDDRSDAQIAESGTFFAEVYNISCDSPLLSAAQGAELCAAIDGVEDAGDDPVADGVVPLLIGKRNVEGGGRNNNLRHTAYRLVGGLRGDITDRFSYDVSAQYGLTDYASFYSNDFSLSRLRQALQATTDSNGNVICADPTAVAAGCVPYNPFQGSGIVDNPEDGITQASLDYVLVPGQVTGYVDETVVQGYVTGELFNIDPMEAVGGLIGVEYRDVGLVTQPDITFQTGDLAGQGGNQPPVEGSYNVTDIFGELLVPIISGMTGVERLALELGYRYSDYSTGATTDTYKILAEYQPIDEVKFRGGYNRAVRAPNVVELFGPVQRGLWNGTDPCSGATPEFTAAQCANTGVTAGQYGGITPSPASQYNGVFGGEPNLQPEEADTWTAGVVFEGGTTLPGFVATLDYYQIDVEQAISTYGAELIVRQCGLTGNAEFCDRITRDPVSGSLWAGQNGFVVDRNVNIGGFSTEGLDLGLSYGRDVGPGRLNLDLLGTYLMEYAFDQGIPADGGDGVVDCAGYVGGTCGFPQPEWRHTLRAAYNMDNGFGASIRWRHIGGVELDEFITDADRGFSGEPDPAGNIESWNLFDLTLTYDVTDDIGLMVGVNNIFDISPPLVPADYGTDNANTWAGTYSPVGRYLFASTSIKF